The following proteins are co-located in the Micromonospora coriariae genome:
- a CDS encoding xanthine dehydrogenase family protein molybdopterin-binding subunit, whose product MTTGAVGRAYPRLEGREKVTGTARYAVEYPVDGVTYGWAVPAAVVRGRITRVDAAPALALPGVLAVLHHGNAPRLAPGPEPDLWLLQEPAVHYRGQFIAVVVATSLETAREGARLVRFDYDAGPHSTVLTADHPGLYRPDQVNPSYPTDTAEGDFDAGYAAAPVRMDATYRTPAYHNNPMEPHATTAQWRDGRLLVHDSNQGAVAVQAALAELFELPRESVRVITQHVGGGFGSKGYPKAAVVLAALAARQVDRPVRLALTRQQLFGPVGYRTPTIQRVRLAADADGRLTAICHDSITQTSTIREFAEQVAVYTRSMYAAPHRRTTHRLTRLDVPTPFWMRAPGECPGAYALESAMDELASAVGIDPVELRIRNDPAVDPELGQPFTSRNLVACLREGARRFGWADRDPTPRARSDGRWLIGTGVAGASYPARARASAAAATARPDGGFLVRINATDIGTGARTALWQVAADALGVPPERVEIQIGDSDLPPAGVAGGSMGTSSWSWAVVRACEALREKLRQTPGGVPADGEVTAEVSTADEVREQPTLPRYAYGAHFAEVRVDADTGEVRVNRLLGVFAAGRVVNPTTARSQFIGGMTMGLSMALHEEGVLDERYGDWVNHDLATYHITGCADVERIEAHWLDERDGELNPAGVKGIGEIGIVGTAAAITNAVHHATGVRIRDLPIRLDKLIGLSPLA is encoded by the coding sequence ATGACCACCGGCGCGGTGGGGCGGGCGTATCCGCGGTTGGAGGGCCGGGAGAAGGTCACCGGCACGGCGCGGTACGCGGTGGAGTACCCGGTGGACGGGGTCACCTACGGCTGGGCGGTACCTGCGGCGGTGGTCCGCGGACGCATCACCCGGGTCGACGCGGCGCCGGCGCTCGCGCTGCCCGGCGTGCTCGCCGTGCTGCACCACGGCAACGCGCCCCGGCTCGCGCCCGGACCGGAGCCGGATCTGTGGCTGCTGCAGGAGCCGGCGGTGCACTACCGGGGGCAGTTCATCGCGGTGGTGGTGGCCACCAGCCTGGAGACGGCCCGGGAGGGCGCCCGGCTGGTCCGGTTCGACTACGACGCCGGGCCGCACAGCACTGTGCTCACCGCCGACCACCCCGGCCTGTACCGGCCGGACCAGGTCAACCCCAGCTACCCGACGGACACGGCGGAGGGCGACTTCGACGCCGGGTACGCGGCCGCGCCGGTGCGGATGGACGCCACCTACCGGACGCCCGCGTACCACAACAACCCGATGGAGCCGCACGCCACCACCGCCCAGTGGCGGGACGGGCGGCTGCTGGTGCACGACTCCAACCAGGGTGCCGTGGCGGTGCAGGCCGCCCTGGCCGAGCTGTTCGAGCTGCCCCGGGAGTCGGTCCGCGTGATCACGCAGCATGTCGGCGGTGGCTTCGGCAGCAAGGGGTACCCCAAAGCCGCCGTGGTGCTGGCCGCGCTGGCGGCCCGGCAGGTGGACCGGCCGGTCCGGCTGGCGCTGACCCGGCAGCAGTTGTTCGGGCCGGTCGGCTACCGCACGCCCACCATCCAGCGGGTCCGGCTCGCGGCCGACGCCGACGGGCGGCTCACCGCGATCTGCCACGACTCGATCACCCAGACCTCGACCATCCGGGAGTTCGCCGAGCAGGTCGCCGTCTACACGCGAAGCATGTACGCCGCGCCGCACCGGCGCACCACGCACCGGCTGACCCGCCTCGACGTCCCCACGCCGTTCTGGATGCGCGCTCCGGGCGAGTGCCCCGGCGCGTACGCCCTGGAGTCGGCGATGGACGAGCTGGCCAGCGCCGTCGGCATCGACCCGGTGGAGCTGCGGATCCGCAACGACCCGGCCGTCGACCCCGAGCTGGGACAGCCGTTCACCAGCCGCAACCTGGTCGCCTGCCTGCGCGAGGGGGCCCGCCGGTTCGGCTGGGCCGACCGGGATCCGACGCCCCGTGCCCGATCCGACGGGCGCTGGTTGATCGGCACCGGGGTGGCCGGCGCGAGCTACCCGGCCCGGGCGCGCGCCTCCGCCGCGGCGGCCACCGCACGCCCCGACGGCGGTTTCCTGGTGCGGATCAACGCCACCGACATCGGCACCGGCGCCCGGACGGCCCTCTGGCAGGTGGCGGCCGACGCGCTGGGGGTGCCGCCGGAACGGGTGGAGATCCAGATCGGCGACAGCGACCTGCCACCGGCCGGGGTGGCCGGCGGCTCGATGGGCACCTCCTCCTGGAGCTGGGCGGTGGTCCGCGCGTGCGAGGCGCTGCGGGAGAAGCTGCGGCAGACCCCCGGAGGGGTGCCGGCCGACGGCGAGGTGACCGCCGAGGTGAGCACCGCCGACGAGGTACGCGAGCAGCCCACGCTGCCGCGGTACGCGTACGGGGCGCACTTCGCCGAGGTCCGGGTGGACGCGGACACCGGCGAGGTACGGGTGAACCGGCTGCTCGGGGTCTTCGCCGCCGGGCGGGTGGTCAACCCGACGACGGCGCGCAGCCAGTTCATCGGCGGCATGACGATGGGCCTGTCGATGGCGCTGCACGAGGAGGGCGTGCTCGACGAGCGGTACGGCGACTGGGTCAACCACGACCTGGCCACCTACCACATCACGGGTTGCGCGGACGTGGAGCGGATCGAGGCGCACTGGCTGGACGAGCGGGACGGCGAGCTGAACCCGGCCGGGGTGAAGGGCATCGGCGAGATCGGCATCGTCGGCACGGCGGCGGCGATCACCAACGCGGTGCACCACGCGACCGGCGTGCGGATCCGCGACCTGCCGATCCGGCTCGACAAGCTGATCGGCCTATCACCGTTGGCTTAA
- a CDS encoding FAD binding domain-containing protein — protein MRPFRYHRPAGVAEAVAVLAAEPQAAYLGGGTNLVDLMKLGVQRPDLLVDVTRLPLDAVEELPGGGLRIGATVRNSDLAAHPVVRRDYPVLARALLAAASGQLRNLATTGGNLLQRTRCVYFQDTGKACNKREPGSGCAARHGQNRDLAVLDWSDLCVATHPSDLAVALAALDAVVEVHEPDGPRDVPLVALHRSPGEHPERETTLARGALITAVRLPHLPAARRSAYLKVRDRASFAFAVGAVAAVLDLDGDVVRDVRLAYGAVAHRPWRAYRAEEELRGRPFSPQLAARAADAELAEARPLRHNGFKLPLTRAITVRALTELADGTRTP, from the coding sequence GTGAGACCGTTCCGCTACCACCGGCCGGCCGGCGTGGCCGAGGCGGTCGCCGTGCTGGCCGCCGAGCCGCAGGCGGCGTACCTCGGCGGCGGAACCAACCTGGTGGACCTGATGAAGCTCGGGGTGCAGCGGCCCGACCTGCTGGTGGACGTGACCCGGCTGCCGCTGGACGCCGTCGAGGAGCTGCCCGGCGGCGGGCTGCGGATCGGCGCCACGGTCCGCAACAGCGACCTGGCCGCCCACCCGGTGGTCCGACGCGACTATCCGGTGCTGGCCCGCGCGCTGCTCGCCGCCGCCTCCGGGCAGCTGCGCAACCTGGCCACCACCGGCGGCAACCTGTTGCAGCGCACCCGCTGCGTCTACTTCCAGGACACCGGCAAGGCCTGCAACAAGCGCGAGCCGGGCAGCGGCTGCGCCGCCCGGCACGGCCAGAACCGCGACCTGGCCGTGCTGGACTGGTCCGACCTCTGCGTGGCGACCCACCCGTCGGACCTGGCGGTCGCGCTCGCCGCGCTGGACGCCGTGGTGGAGGTGCACGAGCCGGACGGTCCCCGGGACGTCCCGCTCGTGGCGCTGCACCGCTCACCCGGCGAGCACCCGGAACGGGAGACCACCCTGGCCCGGGGCGCCCTGATCACCGCCGTCCGGCTGCCGCACCTGCCGGCCGCGCGCCGCTCGGCGTACCTCAAGGTGCGCGACCGGGCGTCGTTCGCCTTCGCCGTCGGCGCGGTGGCCGCGGTGCTGGACCTCGACGGCGACGTGGTCCGCGACGTCCGGCTGGCGTACGGGGCGGTGGCGCACCGGCCGTGGCGGGCGTACCGGGCCGAGGAGGAGCTACGCGGGCGGCCGTTCAGCCCGCAGCTGGCGGCGCGGGCCGCCGACGCCGAGCTGGCCGAGGCCCGCCCGTTGCGGCACAACGGCTTCAAGCTGCCGCTGACCCGGGCGATCACGGTGCGGGCGCTGACCGAGCTGGCCGACGGGACCCGCACACCATGA
- a CDS encoding 2Fe-2S iron-sulfur cluster-binding protein — MAFDVNDAHRELTLDNRTTLLDALRERLGLTGAKKGCDHGQCGSCTVLLDGRRVKSCLVLAVTLDGRSVVTVEGLAGPDELSPLQAAFVAHDAFQCGYCTPGQLCSARGMLDEVARGWPSAVTGDLTAPAELTDAEIRERMAGNLCRCAAYPHIVAAVRETATTR, encoded by the coding sequence GTGGCGTTCGACGTCAACGACGCGCACCGCGAGCTGACCCTGGACAACCGCACCACCCTGCTGGACGCGCTGCGCGAACGGCTCGGCCTGACCGGGGCGAAGAAGGGCTGCGACCACGGCCAGTGCGGCTCGTGCACCGTGCTGCTGGACGGCCGGCGGGTGAAGAGCTGCCTGGTCCTCGCGGTCACCCTGGACGGCCGGTCGGTGGTCACCGTGGAGGGGCTCGCCGGCCCGGACGAGCTGTCCCCGCTCCAGGCCGCCTTCGTCGCACACGACGCGTTCCAGTGCGGCTACTGCACCCCGGGCCAGCTCTGCTCCGCCCGCGGCATGCTCGACGAGGTCGCCCGCGGCTGGCCCAGCGCGGTCACCGGCGACCTCACCGCCCCGGCCGAGCTGACCGACGCGGAGATCCGCGAACGGATGGCCGGCAACCTGTGCCGCTGCGCCGCGTACCCGCACATCGTCGCGGCCGTTCGCGAGACGGCGACGACGCGGTGA
- a CDS encoding TMEM175 family protein produces MAAAADEVEQPEIGPGMSETDRLTAFSDGVFAIVITLLVIELRVPEYHEGELLAGLLDEGASYLAFVVSFVYVGVLWLNHHALVRLIRATTLALSWINLGILFGAVIIPFPTAVLASALTHGDTADRRAAVALYALAAALMSAPWLVFFGYLLRHPELLRRGVSPGYVRTQRLRPVTGLVLYGLSGLLGWFVNPILGLIGVMVMIVYHALTSEGLHRRRAPAR; encoded by the coding sequence ATGGCCGCAGCAGCCGACGAGGTCGAGCAGCCCGAGATCGGGCCAGGAATGTCCGAGACGGACCGGTTGACCGCGTTCAGCGACGGCGTCTTCGCCATCGTCATCACGCTGCTGGTCATCGAGTTGCGGGTGCCGGAATACCACGAGGGTGAGTTGCTCGCCGGGCTGCTCGACGAAGGAGCGTCCTATCTGGCCTTCGTGGTGTCCTTCGTCTACGTCGGCGTGCTCTGGCTCAACCACCACGCGCTGGTCCGGCTGATCCGCGCCACCACCCTCGCGCTGAGCTGGATCAACCTCGGCATCCTCTTCGGCGCGGTGATCATCCCGTTCCCGACCGCGGTGCTGGCGTCCGCGCTCACCCACGGCGACACCGCCGACCGTCGCGCCGCCGTCGCCCTGTACGCGCTGGCCGCCGCGCTGATGTCGGCGCCGTGGCTGGTGTTCTTCGGCTATCTGCTCCGCCACCCGGAACTGCTGCGGCGCGGGGTCAGTCCCGGGTACGTGCGGACACAGCGGCTGCGCCCGGTCACCGGCCTGGTCCTCTACGGGCTCAGCGGCCTGCTCGGCTGGTTCGTCAATCCGATACTGGGCCTGATCGGCGTCATGGTCATGATCGTGTATCACGCGCTCACCAGCGAAGGGCTGCACCGCCGACGGGCCCCGGCCCGCTGA
- a CDS encoding PadR family transcriptional regulator: MSIRHAMLALLTEAPKYGLQLRQEFEARTGEVWPLNVGQVYTTLQRLEREGHVESDDAGRDGAQKRYRLTADGERELHTWLRTPPQAGPPPRDELVMKVQVAMRLPQVDVTGILQAHRRRIVEEMQHYTHLKADASPDDVGLGLVVDAELFRLEAVVRWLDAADARLRTRPTTPAGPADPPPAADAPAGRTTRPDSDKTSGARR, encoded by the coding sequence ATGAGCATCCGCCACGCAATGCTGGCGCTGCTCACCGAGGCACCGAAGTACGGTCTCCAACTCCGCCAGGAGTTCGAGGCGCGAACCGGCGAGGTCTGGCCGCTCAACGTCGGGCAGGTCTACACCACGCTGCAACGCCTGGAGCGCGAGGGGCACGTCGAGTCCGACGACGCCGGCCGCGACGGCGCCCAGAAGCGCTACCGGCTCACCGCCGACGGCGAGCGCGAGCTGCACACCTGGCTGCGTACGCCGCCGCAGGCCGGACCGCCGCCCCGGGACGAGCTCGTCATGAAGGTGCAGGTGGCGATGCGGCTGCCCCAGGTGGACGTGACCGGGATCCTCCAGGCCCACCGACGGCGGATCGTCGAGGAGATGCAGCACTACACGCACCTCAAGGCCGACGCGTCGCCGGACGACGTCGGCCTCGGCCTCGTCGTCGACGCCGAGCTGTTCCGGCTGGAAGCGGTCGTCCGGTGGCTGGACGCCGCGGACGCCCGCCTGCGCACCCGGCCGACGACGCCCGCCGGCCCGGCCGACCCACCGCCTGCCGCCGACGCCCCCGCCGGGCGCACGACACGGCCGGACAGCGACAAGACCTCAGGAGCCCGGCGATGA
- a CDS encoding ABC transporter ATP-binding protein: MSVVLSLRQVSKVYGAGAAAVHALRAVDLDVVAGELVAVMGPSGSGKSTLLTIAGTLEEPTTGQVTVCGSDLSTLSADATARLRRRSLGFVFQDLNLLAGLSAAENVALPLELDGMAARPARAAALRVLDELGLTDRAGHFPDDLSGGERQRVAIARAVVGDRRLLLADEPTGALDAANGEAVLRMLRSACKRGIAGVMVTHDAQLASWADRVIFIRDGRVVDQTAPSGPDALLAPDPAR; this comes from the coding sequence ATGAGCGTCGTGCTGAGCCTGCGACAGGTGTCCAAGGTGTACGGCGCCGGTGCCGCCGCCGTGCACGCGCTGCGCGCGGTCGACCTCGACGTGGTCGCCGGTGAACTGGTCGCGGTGATGGGTCCCAGCGGCTCGGGCAAGAGCACCCTGCTGACCATCGCCGGCACCCTGGAGGAGCCCACCACCGGCCAGGTCACAGTGTGCGGGTCGGACCTCTCCACGCTCTCCGCCGACGCCACCGCCCGGCTGCGTCGCCGGTCGCTCGGCTTCGTCTTCCAGGACCTGAACCTGCTCGCCGGCCTCTCCGCAGCCGAGAACGTGGCCCTGCCCCTGGAGCTGGACGGCATGGCCGCGCGTCCGGCGCGGGCCGCCGCCCTGCGGGTGCTCGACGAGTTGGGACTGACCGACCGCGCCGGGCACTTCCCCGACGACCTGTCCGGCGGCGAGCGCCAGCGGGTAGCGATCGCCCGCGCGGTGGTGGGGGACCGGCGGCTGCTGCTCGCCGACGAGCCCACCGGCGCTCTCGACGCCGCCAACGGCGAAGCCGTTCTGCGGATGCTCCGCTCGGCGTGCAAGCGCGGCATCGCGGGAGTGATGGTCACCCACGACGCCCAGCTCGCCTCCTGGGCCGATCGGGTGATCTTCATTCGGGACGGTCGGGTGGTCGACCAGACCGCGCCGTCCGGCCCGGACGCTCTGCTCGCCCCGGACCCGGCGCGGTGA
- a CDS encoding FtsX-like permease family protein yields the protein MTATVNRGRTDARPEGGGLPARRAVIRWAVRLFRREWRQQLLAIALLTIAVTGATVGLAATWNLPPSSDATFGHADQLIRIPGDDPAALDTRVTAARAWFGTIDVIGHRRVPVPGLFDPVDVRAQDPVGAYGGPMLALRQGRYPTGPAELAVTDGVARALRAGLGARVSFGDADRLIVGVVENPADLHDEFALTDPAHADRPQSVTVLVPGDRDSMEAFRRTIDGPLVRESRPVAERTALTLAALALATVGLLLVSLVAAAGFVVLAQRRLRQLGMLAAMGATRRHLRLVLLVNGAAVGVVAAVCGTAVGVAAWLVTAGLVETAAGHRIGRFDLPWLTIGVGMLLAVVTATAAAWWPARAVARTPIMSALSARPPTPPAARRTAVAAAALLAAGLTALVLSDGSNPLLIVVGSVGTVLGVLLASPLTIPALAAARGGLPVAVRLALADLARYRVRAGAALAAISLAVGLSAAIVVGSAAAEYRSREAAGLGNLADSQLLIRIGQPDPVIPERTPAEIAALQARTDSIAASVGAATVIPLDMAVVASHTDPGREGGPTGHPAVEIGVPRAAGESTTSHPLYVVSPELLRLNGAAGMAVDDDTDVLTTRTGELALMNIPARGVRPSVRTLPRSGYTGLPDSLITPAALGRHGWQPARVGWFLAADHPLTGAQLATAQELAATAGLTIESRRAQSSLTALRTGATVAGVLLALGVLATTVGLIRGEAAADLRTLAATGAPRRVRRTLTATTAGALALLGAVLGVAGAYLALVAALHSDLDPLGAVPVAHLVAIVSGLLLVATGAGWLLAGRLPPSLTRRVLD from the coding sequence GTGACCGCCACCGTGAACCGTGGCCGGACGGACGCCCGGCCCGAGGGCGGCGGACTCCCGGCCCGCCGCGCGGTGATCCGCTGGGCGGTACGCCTGTTCCGCCGCGAGTGGCGGCAGCAACTGCTGGCCATCGCACTGCTCACCATCGCGGTCACCGGTGCCACCGTCGGTCTGGCCGCCACCTGGAACCTCCCCCCGTCGAGCGATGCCACCTTCGGCCACGCCGACCAGCTCATCCGGATCCCCGGCGACGACCCCGCCGCGCTGGACACCCGGGTCACCGCAGCTCGGGCGTGGTTCGGCACAATCGACGTGATCGGCCACCGCCGCGTGCCGGTGCCGGGATTGTTCGACCCGGTGGACGTCCGGGCCCAGGACCCCGTCGGCGCGTACGGCGGCCCGATGCTCGCCCTGCGGCAGGGCCGCTACCCGACCGGGCCCGCCGAGCTGGCGGTGACCGACGGGGTGGCGCGAGCCCTGCGTGCCGGGCTCGGCGCTCGGGTTTCGTTCGGTGACGCCGACCGCCTGATCGTCGGCGTGGTGGAGAACCCGGCGGACCTGCACGACGAGTTCGCCCTCACCGACCCCGCCCACGCCGACCGGCCGCAGTCGGTGACCGTGCTGGTGCCCGGCGACCGCGACAGCATGGAGGCGTTCCGCCGGACCATCGACGGCCCGCTGGTGCGCGAGTCCCGGCCGGTGGCCGAGCGGACCGCGCTCACCCTTGCCGCCCTGGCGCTGGCCACCGTCGGGCTGCTGCTGGTGTCGCTCGTTGCCGCCGCCGGGTTCGTGGTGCTGGCGCAGCGCCGGCTGCGTCAGCTCGGGATGCTGGCGGCGATGGGCGCCACCCGCCGACATCTGCGGCTGGTGCTGCTGGTCAACGGCGCCGCCGTCGGGGTGGTCGCCGCGGTCTGCGGCACAGCCGTCGGGGTGGCCGCCTGGCTGGTCACCGCCGGTCTCGTGGAGACCGCCGCCGGGCACCGCATCGGCCGGTTCGACCTGCCCTGGCTCACCATCGGCGTGGGCATGCTGCTGGCCGTGGTCACCGCGACCGCCGCCGCCTGGTGGCCGGCCCGCGCGGTCGCGCGTACCCCGATCATGAGCGCGCTGTCGGCGCGGCCACCGACCCCGCCGGCGGCGCGGCGGACCGCCGTGGCCGCCGCCGCGCTGCTCGCCGCCGGCCTCACCGCCCTGGTGCTCTCCGACGGGTCGAACCCGCTGCTCATCGTCGTGGGCAGCGTCGGCACCGTGCTCGGCGTACTGCTCGCCAGCCCGCTGACCATCCCGGCTCTGGCGGCGGCCCGGGGCGGCCTGCCGGTGGCCGTTCGGCTCGCGCTGGCCGACCTGGCCCGGTATCGCGTTCGGGCCGGCGCGGCGCTCGCCGCCATCAGTCTCGCGGTGGGCCTGTCGGCGGCGATCGTGGTGGGCTCCGCGGCGGCGGAGTACCGCAGCCGGGAGGCGGCCGGGCTGGGCAACCTGGCGGACAGCCAGTTGCTGATCCGGATCGGCCAACCGGATCCGGTGATTCCGGAGCGCACGCCGGCCGAGATCGCCGCTCTCCAGGCCCGGACCGACAGCATCGCCGCCAGCGTTGGGGCGGCCACAGTCATTCCGCTCGACATGGCGGTGGTGGCCTCGCACACCGATCCGGGTCGGGAGGGGGGACCGACCGGCCACCCGGCCGTCGAGATCGGCGTTCCGCGCGCCGCCGGCGAGTCGACGACCTCGCATCCGCTCTACGTGGTCAGTCCCGAGCTGCTCCGGCTGAACGGGGCGGCCGGAATGGCGGTCGACGACGACACCGACGTGCTCACCACCCGCACCGGTGAGCTGGCGCTGATGAACATCCCGGCCCGGGGCGTGCGGCCGAGCGTGCGCACCCTGCCCCGGTCCGGCTACACCGGACTGCCCGACTCGCTGATCACTCCCGCCGCGCTCGGCCGACACGGCTGGCAACCCGCCCGGGTCGGCTGGTTCCTCGCGGCCGACCATCCCCTCACCGGCGCGCAGCTGGCCACAGCCCAGGAGCTGGCCGCCACCGCCGGGCTCACCATCGAGTCACGTCGGGCGCAGAGTTCGCTGACCGCGCTGCGCACCGGTGCGACCGTCGCCGGCGTACTGCTCGCGCTCGGGGTGCTGGCGACGACCGTCGGGCTCATCCGCGGCGAGGCGGCGGCGGACCTGCGCACCCTCGCCGCGACCGGTGCGCCGAGGCGGGTACGGCGGACGCTCACCGCCACCACCGCCGGGGCGCTCGCCCTGCTCGGCGCGGTGCTGGGTGTGGCCGGCGCGTACCTGGCGCTGGTCGCTGCTCTGCACAGTGACCTCGACCCGCTCGGCGCCGTGCCCGTCGCGCACCTCGTGGCGATCGTCAGCGGGCTGCTGTTGGTCGCCACCGGCGCCGGATGGCTGCTCGCCGGCCGGCTGCCGCCGTCACTGACCCGTCGCGTCCTGGACTGA